In the genome of Bicyclus anynana chromosome 23, ilBicAnyn1.1, whole genome shotgun sequence, one region contains:
- the LOC112057230 gene encoding uncharacterized protein LOC112057230 isoform X1, producing MEDELSRKNVARGYAKRTITRLYQYLEAEEANLLKNHVEELMVRRDRLEKTFNEYEDLCKDILHLNPKDEECVDVVEEKFYKMVTMLNKAIAQRGFAPASSTNSVAQPSVAAKTHLPPVDIQQFNDSFTTRAYQMDRSSDNKPSLEEFLQYLEKRALALENAEQGHTAGNSRVAALATQGSSCSYCKSKEHKLFKCKKFYLLTAQERILFIEKNKLCITCLGTHKGKCRFHFRCSDCKGCHNSLVCNSPALAPPVTLTGNIDNNVLLPTARVKVFSKNGREYRIKALLDSGSQVSLVTSKVIKILGLTPTPNNTNIIGISNTKNNTKYCIPLEVHSMHIPFKKIINCHVVENITCKLPQSNIDISKIHIPNNITLADEQFNVPSEIHILIGADVFFQTLLPSNQSVVVVPMNLSSPAASDPHGSQQVLPTASCHTTSQGSPGFELHIFPTLFGHIIGGGLPVDLSKPSCHKVALKCELDIQKTISQFWSYEKVPELFHEKTSEQELCEQIFQSSVKLENNHFQVALPLKLPLEDINGILGKSFHLALKRFLNLEKKLHSNPNLFMQYQRFIHEYLSLNHGHYMDIELYDINKQATYYLPHHAVINENSSTTRLRCVFDASMKTDKKVSLNSLQLNGPVVQKDLFDILMLFRFGKYTFTTDIKHMFRNIKIDPKFTSLQNILWRDNPSESIKCIRLDTVTYGLKSSSYLATRCLKELAIRYENLYPLASNIINNHTYIDDILYTDHDFNSVITARNQLREILSLGGFHTHKWASNNKSILSDIPQTEQQHFCSLDLQKENFDMKALGLRINVIDDNFIISSPEPFNPKEITKRRILSYIGRFYDPMGFASPIIVTAKVIMQKLWLQNIDWNSTPPLNIQEEWLQFTADLLAMEPIKLSRNIDISENETAELVGFADASSSTAYGCCVYLRVNKLGNSNAYLLCSKSRINPIQKKGMTVPRLELNAALLLSKLMAKTYDSLKLKVKIKDVYLFSDSKIVLAWIDTELMQLQAYIANRVSVIRQATGAWSWLYVNTKENPADLISRGLKPGELNRCQLWWNGPQFLHNKIRRQLLNS from the exons ATGGAGGACGAATTATCAAGGAAGAATGTAGCACGCGGTTACGCAAAGCGCACAATCACGCGGCTTTATCAGTATTTAGAAGCAGAAGAGGCAAATCTACTAAAGAACCACGTGGAGGAACTCATGGTTCGGCGCGACCGACTGgaaaaaacttttaatgaatACGAAGACTTGTGTAAAGACATTTTACATTTGAATCCCAAAGATGAGGAGTGCGTGGACGTCGTcgaagaaaagttttacaaaatggTAACGATGTTAAACAAGGCGATTGCGCAACGTGGGTTTGCACCCGCGTCTTCAACCAATTCAGTTGCTCAACCGAGTGTAGCGGCAAAAACTCACTTACCTCCCGTGGACATCCAACAGTTTAACG ATAGCTTTACAACGAGAGCCTACCAAATGGATAGAAGCTCTGATAACAAGCCGAGCCTGGAAGAGTTTCTCCAGTACCTTGAGAAACGGGCCTTGGCTTTAGAAAATGCTGAGCAAGGTCACACTGCTGGTAACTCACGGGTAGCAGCTCTCGCCACGCAGGGATCATCATGCAGTTACTGTAAGTCCAAAGAAcataaactttttaaatgtaaaaaattctATTTATTGACAGCACAGGAAAGAATATTATTCATAGAAAAGAATAAACTTTGTATTACATGTTTAGGTACACATAAGGGCAAATGTAGGTTTCACTTCCGATGTTCAGACTGCAAGGGCTGTCACAACAGCTTAGTCTGCAATTCTCCCGCCCTGGCACCTCCTGTTACTTTGACAGGCAACATTGATAATAATGTACTCCTGCCCACAGCAAGAGTAAAGGTGTTCAGCAAGAATGGCCGAGAGTACCGCATCAAGGCTTTACTAGATAGCGGTTCACAGGTATCGTTAGTGACCTCAAaggtcataaaaatattaggtttGACTCCCACACCCaataacacaaatattattggcatatctaacactaaaaataatacaaagtacTGCATCCCATTAGAGGTGCATTCTATGCACATTCCgttcaaaaaaatcatcaacTGTCATGTAGTAGAAAATATAACTTGTAAACTTCCCCAGAGTAACATTGATATTTCCAAAATTCACATaccaaataatataactttagcCGATGAACAGTTCAATGTACCAAGTGAAATACATATACTCATTGGTGCGGATGTGTTTTTCCAGACCCTGTTGCCGAGCAATCAGAGCGTGGTGGTGGTGCCAATGAACCTCAGCTCACCAGCTGCAAGTGATCCTCACGGGTCACAACAGGTTCTCCCTACTGCTTCGTGTCACACTACATCACAAGGGTCTCCAGGGTTTGAATTACACATATTTCCAACACTATTTGGTCACATAATAGGAGGAGGTTTGCCAGTCGATTTATCCAAACCATCTTGTCACAAAGTAGCATTAAAATGTGAGCTAGatatacaaaaaacaatttctcAGTTTTGGTCTTATGAAAAGGTCCCAGAATTATTCCATGAAAAAACTTCTGAACAGGAGCTGTGTGAACAAATATTTCAAAGCTCTgtcaaattagaaaataatcaCTTTCAAGTTGCCTTACCATTGAAATTACCTTTAGAAGATATTAATGGTATATTAGGCAAATCCTTTCACCTTGCtttaaagagatttttaaatttagaaaagaaATTGCATTCAAATCCAAATCTATTCATGCAATATCAAAGATTTATCCATGAATACTTATCACTTAACCATGGTCATTATATGGACATTGAACTGTATGACATAAACAAACAAGCAACTTACTATTTACCCCATCATGcagtaataaatgaaaattcaagtaCAACCCGACTTCGGTGTGTATTTGATGCTTCAATGAAAACTGACAAGAAGGTCAGCTTAAACAGTTTACAACTCAATGGACCGGTAGTGCAAAAAGATCTTTTTGATATACTCATGCTATTCAGATTTGGCAAATATACATTCACAACGGACATCAAACATATGTTCcgcaatataaaaattgatcccAAATTCACTTCTCTACAAAACATACTTTGGAGAGACAATCCAAGTGAATCAATTAAATGTATTAGATTAGACACAGTAACATACGGTTTAAAAAGCTCTAGTTACTTGGCAACACGTTGTTTAAAGGAGCTAGCAATTAGGTACGAAAATTTGTATCCCCTAGCTtccaacataattaataatcatacaTATATTGATGATATTCTTTACACAGATCATGATTTCAACTCAGTTATAACTGCAAGGAATCAACTACGCGAAATACTCAGTCTAGGTGGATTTCATACACACAAGTGGGCCTCAAATAATAAAAGCATACTGTCAGATATACCACAGACTGAGCAACAACATTTTTGTAGTTTAGATTTGcaaaaagaaaatttcgacATGAAAGCTTTAGGGCTGCGCATTAATGTTATAGatgataactttataatatcatcCCCTGAACCGTTTAACCctaaagaaataacaaaaagaagAATATTAAGTTACATAGGTAGGTTCTACGACCCTATGGGGTTTGCAAGTCCTATTATAGTAACAGCAAAGGTCATCATGCAAAAATTATGGCTACAAAATATTGATTGGAATTCCACTCCCCCTCTTAACATTCAAGAAGAGTGGCTACAGTTTACAGCTGATCTATTAGCAATGGAGCCAATTAAACTAAGTAGAAATATAGATATTTCAGAAAATGAGACCGCAGAGCTGGTGGGATTTGCTGATGCTTCGAGTTCCACGGCCTACGGTTGCTGTGTATACCTGCGAGTCAACAAATTAGGTAACTCAAATGCTTACTTGCTCTGTTCGAAATCTAGAATAAATCCTATTCAAAAGAAGGGCATGACAGTGCCAAGGCTTGAATTGAATGCTGCACTCTTGTTATCTAAGTTAATGGCAAAAACATATGATTCACTTAAGCTTAAGGTTAAAATAAAGGATGTATATCTATTCAGTGATTCAAAGATTGTTCTTGCATGGATTGACACTGAATTGATGCAGCTTCAAGCTTATATAGCGAACAGAGTGAGTGTCATTCGTCAGGCTACAGGTGCATGGTCATGGCTTTATGTCAACACCAAAGAAAATCCTGCCGACCTCATCAGCAGAGGACTAAAGCCAGGCGAGCTGAACCGGTGCCAGTTATGGTGGAACGGGCCACAGTTTCTACATAACA AAATAAGGCGACAGCTGCTCAACAGCTAA
- the LOC112057230 gene encoding uncharacterized protein LOC112057230 isoform X2: protein MEDELSRKNVARGYAKRTITRLYQYLEAEEANLLKNHVEELMVRRDRLEKTFNEYEDLCKDILHLNPKDEECVDVVEEKFYKMVTMLNKAIAQRGFAPASSTNSVAQPSVAAKTHLPPVDIQQFNDSFTTRAYQMDRSSDNKPSLEEFLQYLEKRALALENAEQGHTAGNSRVAALATQGSSCSYCKSKEHKLFKCKKFYLLTAQERILFIEKNKLCITCLGTHKGKCRFHFRCSDCKGCHNSLVCNSPALAPPVTLTGNIDNNVLLPTARVKVFSKNGREYRIKALLDSGSQVSLVTSKVIKILGLTPTPNNTNIIGISNTKNNTKYCIPLEVHSMHIPFKKIINCHVVENITCKLPQSNIDISKIHIPNNITLADEQFNVPSEIHILIGADVFFQTLLPSNQSVVVVPMNLSSPAASDPHGSQQVLPTASCHTTSQGSPGFELHIFPTLFGHIIGGGLPVDLSKPSCHKVALKCELDIQKTISQFWSYEKVPELFHEKTSEQELCEQIFQSSVKLENNHFQVALPLKLPLEDINGILGKSFHLALKRFLNLEKKLHSNPNLFMQYQRFIHEYLSLNHGHYMDIELYDINKQATYYLPHHAVINENSSTTRLRCVFDASMKTDKKVSLNSLQLNGPVVQKDLFDILMLFRFGKYTFTTDIKHMFRNIKIDPKFTSLQNILWRDNPSESIKCIRLDTVTYGLKSSSYLATRCLKELAIRYENLYPLASNIINNHTYIDDILYTDHDFNSVITARNQLREILSLGGFHTHKWASNNKSILSDIPQTEQQHFCSLDLQKENFDMKALGLRINVIDDNFIISSPEPFNPKEITKRRILSYIGRFYDPMGFASPIIVTAKVIMQKLWLQNIDWNSTPPLNIQEEWLQFTADLLAMEPIKLSRNIDISENETAELVGFADASSSTAYGCCVYLRVNKLEIRRQLLNS from the exons ATGGAGGACGAATTATCAAGGAAGAATGTAGCACGCGGTTACGCAAAGCGCACAATCACGCGGCTTTATCAGTATTTAGAAGCAGAAGAGGCAAATCTACTAAAGAACCACGTGGAGGAACTCATGGTTCGGCGCGACCGACTGgaaaaaacttttaatgaatACGAAGACTTGTGTAAAGACATTTTACATTTGAATCCCAAAGATGAGGAGTGCGTGGACGTCGTcgaagaaaagttttacaaaatggTAACGATGTTAAACAAGGCGATTGCGCAACGTGGGTTTGCACCCGCGTCTTCAACCAATTCAGTTGCTCAACCGAGTGTAGCGGCAAAAACTCACTTACCTCCCGTGGACATCCAACAGTTTAACG ATAGCTTTACAACGAGAGCCTACCAAATGGATAGAAGCTCTGATAACAAGCCGAGCCTGGAAGAGTTTCTCCAGTACCTTGAGAAACGGGCCTTGGCTTTAGAAAATGCTGAGCAAGGTCACACTGCTGGTAACTCACGGGTAGCAGCTCTCGCCACGCAGGGATCATCATGCAGTTACTGTAAGTCCAAAGAAcataaactttttaaatgtaaaaaattctATTTATTGACAGCACAGGAAAGAATATTATTCATAGAAAAGAATAAACTTTGTATTACATGTTTAGGTACACATAAGGGCAAATGTAGGTTTCACTTCCGATGTTCAGACTGCAAGGGCTGTCACAACAGCTTAGTCTGCAATTCTCCCGCCCTGGCACCTCCTGTTACTTTGACAGGCAACATTGATAATAATGTACTCCTGCCCACAGCAAGAGTAAAGGTGTTCAGCAAGAATGGCCGAGAGTACCGCATCAAGGCTTTACTAGATAGCGGTTCACAGGTATCGTTAGTGACCTCAAaggtcataaaaatattaggtttGACTCCCACACCCaataacacaaatattattggcatatctaacactaaaaataatacaaagtacTGCATCCCATTAGAGGTGCATTCTATGCACATTCCgttcaaaaaaatcatcaacTGTCATGTAGTAGAAAATATAACTTGTAAACTTCCCCAGAGTAACATTGATATTTCCAAAATTCACATaccaaataatataactttagcCGATGAACAGTTCAATGTACCAAGTGAAATACATATACTCATTGGTGCGGATGTGTTTTTCCAGACCCTGTTGCCGAGCAATCAGAGCGTGGTGGTGGTGCCAATGAACCTCAGCTCACCAGCTGCAAGTGATCCTCACGGGTCACAACAGGTTCTCCCTACTGCTTCGTGTCACACTACATCACAAGGGTCTCCAGGGTTTGAATTACACATATTTCCAACACTATTTGGTCACATAATAGGAGGAGGTTTGCCAGTCGATTTATCCAAACCATCTTGTCACAAAGTAGCATTAAAATGTGAGCTAGatatacaaaaaacaatttctcAGTTTTGGTCTTATGAAAAGGTCCCAGAATTATTCCATGAAAAAACTTCTGAACAGGAGCTGTGTGAACAAATATTTCAAAGCTCTgtcaaattagaaaataatcaCTTTCAAGTTGCCTTACCATTGAAATTACCTTTAGAAGATATTAATGGTATATTAGGCAAATCCTTTCACCTTGCtttaaagagatttttaaatttagaaaagaaATTGCATTCAAATCCAAATCTATTCATGCAATATCAAAGATTTATCCATGAATACTTATCACTTAACCATGGTCATTATATGGACATTGAACTGTATGACATAAACAAACAAGCAACTTACTATTTACCCCATCATGcagtaataaatgaaaattcaagtaCAACCCGACTTCGGTGTGTATTTGATGCTTCAATGAAAACTGACAAGAAGGTCAGCTTAAACAGTTTACAACTCAATGGACCGGTAGTGCAAAAAGATCTTTTTGATATACTCATGCTATTCAGATTTGGCAAATATACATTCACAACGGACATCAAACATATGTTCcgcaatataaaaattgatcccAAATTCACTTCTCTACAAAACATACTTTGGAGAGACAATCCAAGTGAATCAATTAAATGTATTAGATTAGACACAGTAACATACGGTTTAAAAAGCTCTAGTTACTTGGCAACACGTTGTTTAAAGGAGCTAGCAATTAGGTACGAAAATTTGTATCCCCTAGCTtccaacataattaataatcatacaTATATTGATGATATTCTTTACACAGATCATGATTTCAACTCAGTTATAACTGCAAGGAATCAACTACGCGAAATACTCAGTCTAGGTGGATTTCATACACACAAGTGGGCCTCAAATAATAAAAGCATACTGTCAGATATACCACAGACTGAGCAACAACATTTTTGTAGTTTAGATTTGcaaaaagaaaatttcgacATGAAAGCTTTAGGGCTGCGCATTAATGTTATAGatgataactttataatatcatcCCCTGAACCGTTTAACCctaaagaaataacaaaaagaagAATATTAAGTTACATAGGTAGGTTCTACGACCCTATGGGGTTTGCAAGTCCTATTATAGTAACAGCAAAGGTCATCATGCAAAAATTATGGCTACAAAATATTGATTGGAATTCCACTCCCCCTCTTAACATTCAAGAAGAGTGGCTACAGTTTACAGCTGATCTATTAGCAATGGAGCCAATTAAACTAAGTAGAAATATAGATATTTCAGAAAATGAGACCGCAGAGCTGGTGGGATTTGCTGATGCTTCGAGTTCCACGGCCTACGGTTGCTGTGTATACCTGCGAGTCAACAAATTAG AAATAAGGCGACAGCTGCTCAACAGCTAA
- the LOC112057230 gene encoding uncharacterized protein LOC112057230 isoform X3 has protein sequence MEDELSRKNVARGYAKRTITRLYQYLEAEEANLLKNHVEELMVRRDRLEKTFNEYEDLCKDILHLNPKDEECVDVVEEKFYKMVTMLNKAIAQRGFAPASSTNSVAQPSVAAKTHLPPVDIQQFNDSFTTRAYQMDRSSDNKPSLEEFLQYLEKRALALENAEQGHTAGNSRVAALATQGSSCSYYPVAEQSERGGGANEPQLTSCK, from the exons ATGGAGGACGAATTATCAAGGAAGAATGTAGCACGCGGTTACGCAAAGCGCACAATCACGCGGCTTTATCAGTATTTAGAAGCAGAAGAGGCAAATCTACTAAAGAACCACGTGGAGGAACTCATGGTTCGGCGCGACCGACTGgaaaaaacttttaatgaatACGAAGACTTGTGTAAAGACATTTTACATTTGAATCCCAAAGATGAGGAGTGCGTGGACGTCGTcgaagaaaagttttacaaaatggTAACGATGTTAAACAAGGCGATTGCGCAACGTGGGTTTGCACCCGCGTCTTCAACCAATTCAGTTGCTCAACCGAGTGTAGCGGCAAAAACTCACTTACCTCCCGTGGACATCCAACAGTTTAACG ATAGCTTTACAACGAGAGCCTACCAAATGGATAGAAGCTCTGATAACAAGCCGAGCCTGGAAGAGTTTCTCCAGTACCTTGAGAAACGGGCCTTGGCTTTAGAAAATGCTGAGCAAGGTCACACTGCTGGTAACTCACGGGTAGCAGCTCTCGCCACGCAGGGATCATCATGCAGTTACT ACCCTGTTGCCGAGCAATCAGAGCGTGGTGGTGGTGCCAATGAACCTCAGCTCACCAGCTGCAAGTGA